The Methylomagnum ishizawai genome contains a region encoding:
- a CDS encoding helix-turn-helix domain-containing protein: MKIDVTREWCLRMAQLEADSDIGVGRYALNSIFDSETPSPMENLEEPTIAFSRFVRLMRRNHGLTVEKLAEDADVDIAELVEIEDDTRYKPQPRTVYQLANYFQVPRGKLLQVAGLTVPKDSRIIEEAFRFAARSEPVAALSPEERAALETFVAVLSEQKP, translated from the coding sequence ATGAAAATAGATGTTACAAGAGAATGGTGTTTGAGGATGGCGCAGCTTGAGGCTGACTCTGATATCGGTGTAGGCCGCTACGCGCTGAATTCCATTTTTGATAGTGAAACTCCATCTCCAATGGAGAATTTAGAAGAACCTACCATTGCGTTTAGTCGATTTGTTCGGTTGATGCGACGAAATCATGGATTGACAGTCGAAAAGTTAGCGGAAGACGCCGATGTTGATATTGCCGAGCTGGTGGAAATCGAGGATGATACACGCTACAAGCCACAGCCTCGCACGGTTTACCAACTTGCGAATTACTTTCAGGTTCCTCGTGGTAAACTTTTACAGGTCGCTGGGTTGACTGTGCCGAAAGACAGCCGAATCATTGAAGAGGCATTTCGATTTGCCGCACGCTCTGAACCGGTTGCCGCACTTTCACCGGAAGAACGTGCTGCGCTTGAGACCTTTGTGGCGGTGCTTAGCGAACAAAAACCATGA
- a CDS encoding ImmA/IrrE family metallo-endopeptidase, whose protein sequence is MAKNLLLTAKTAQDINNRIDRVLRGLGNPEPPLRLEDVRELLKLDRAFYKADDPSVIQETISRIRIATIQVYQRPTLLIEAIQKFSLKALYIPDRKRILLDASLPEKKHRWNEAHEIGHSLIPWHDEMMLGDNIITLSHNCHEHIEAEANYAAGQLLFLRDRFLMEACSVEPTINSINRLHNIFGNTISTTLYRFIETVGVELPIVGLITDHPHIMRRPETFDYDKPCRHFIQSPAFAKRFSKLSETELFDSVSGYCGSQRGGSLGKAELILDDDNGSQHRFIFETFFNTYDALTLGVYCHPESRIIAIAG, encoded by the coding sequence GTGGCGAAAAATCTGCTGCTGACCGCAAAAACTGCTCAGGATATCAATAATCGCATTGATCGCGTTTTGCGGGGGCTCGGTAATCCTGAGCCCCCGTTGCGTTTAGAAGACGTCAGGGAACTTCTCAAACTCGACCGGGCTTTTTATAAGGCTGACGATCCTAGTGTCATCCAGGAAACAATTAGTCGAATTCGTATCGCGACTATTCAGGTTTACCAGCGTCCCACCCTCCTTATCGAGGCAATTCAAAAATTTTCTTTGAAAGCGCTTTACATCCCTGATAGGAAGCGGATACTTCTCGACGCCAGCCTACCTGAGAAAAAGCACCGCTGGAACGAAGCTCATGAGATAGGCCATAGCTTAATTCCGTGGCATGATGAGATGATGCTAGGTGATAATATAATTACCCTTTCCCATAATTGCCATGAACATATCGAAGCGGAGGCAAACTACGCAGCAGGGCAGTTATTATTCCTCCGTGACCGCTTCTTAATGGAAGCGTGTTCTGTAGAACCAACAATTAATTCTATTAATCGCCTTCATAATATTTTTGGCAACACGATTTCCACTACACTCTACCGTTTTATAGAAACGGTTGGAGTTGAGTTACCAATAGTGGGCCTAATTACAGATCATCCACATATAATGCGTCGCCCAGAGACTTTTGACTACGACAAACCTTGTAGACATTTTATACAGTCTCCAGCTTTTGCAAAACGTTTCTCTAAGTTATCGGAAACGGAATTATTTGATTCTGTTAGTGGATATTGCGGAAGTCAACGGGGTGGCTCGCTAGGAAAAGCCGAGTTAATTCTTGATGATGATAATGGAAGTCAGCATCGTTTCATATTTGAAACGTTTTTTAATACATATGATGCCCTTACCTTGGGCGTATATTGCCATCCAGAATCTCGAATCATTGCTATTGCTGGATAA
- a CDS encoding ribbon-helix-helix protein, CopG family — protein sequence MTATKKTMTLNLTDAEMRALEEMCVKKDLSKTAVLRQALRLYQMVEARIEKGDKLFFEDDGSKEKTEVMML from the coding sequence ATGACCGCCACAAAGAAAACGATGACGCTCAACCTGACAGATGCCGAAATGCGGGCATTGGAGGAGATGTGCGTGAAAAAAGACCTTAGTAAAACTGCGGTCTTGCGCCAAGCATTACGCCTTTATCAAATGGTTGAAGCTCGCATAGAGAAGGGGGATAAATTATTTTTCGAGGATGACGGGTCCAAAGAAAAGACCGAGGTAATGATGCTATGA
- a CDS encoding SprT-like domain-containing protein, protein MKPTQETYTALQSAYEFFNRELFGGALPECLITLTRKEKRVYGYFWGQRFEEIGGTQKTDEIAMNPQHFKSRSVAQALSTLVHEMCHQWQAHHGTPSRSAYHNREWADKMESLGLMPSDTGQPGGKRTGQKVSHYIIPGGLFERVCAVILSDGFKLAWGEIVAEVEGDEGSGKGRTTRAKFTCPDCRANAWGKPDLNLVCGDCMVPMVAE, encoded by the coding sequence ATGAAACCGACACAGGAAACCTACACGGCCTTGCAATCCGCCTATGAGTTCTTTAACCGGGAATTATTCGGCGGGGCTTTGCCGGAATGCCTTATCACCCTCACCCGCAAGGAAAAGCGCGTGTACGGGTATTTTTGGGGGCAACGCTTCGAGGAAATCGGGGGAACGCAAAAAACCGATGAAATCGCCATGAACCCCCAACACTTCAAGAGCCGATCCGTCGCACAGGCGCTTTCGACGCTGGTACATGAGATGTGCCATCAGTGGCAAGCGCACCACGGCACGCCTTCCCGTTCGGCTTACCATAACCGCGAATGGGCGGACAAAATGGAAAGCCTCGGCCTGATGCCTTCGGACACGGGGCAACCGGGCGGGAAGAGAACCGGCCAGAAGGTAAGCCATTACATCATCCCTGGCGGCTTGTTTGAGCGGGTGTGTGCGGTGATCCTCTCGGACGGCTTCAAGCTGGCCTGGGGGGAGATCGTGGCTGAAGTCGAAGGCGACGAAGGAAGCGGCAAGGGCAGGACCACGCGGGCCAAGTTCACTTGCCCGGATTGCAGGGCGAACGCCTGGGGCAAACCGGATTTAAACCTTGTTTGCGGGGATTGCATGGTGCCGATGGTGGCGGAATAA
- a CDS encoding DUF6527 family protein has translation MDRHPKPDELPPGLLVVVKDGGYLKWACFRCPGGCGEKLQLSLNPSRRPRWTVGLDWLRRPTLTPSVHQFNACRCHFVLKNGIVNWCRDSGRRGA, from the coding sequence ATGGATCGCCACCCCAAGCCGGATGAATTGCCGCCCGGCTTGCTGGTGGTCGTGAAGGACGGTGGCTATCTGAAATGGGCCTGTTTCCGCTGTCCGGGTGGCTGCGGTGAGAAACTGCAACTTTCGCTGAACCCATCCAGACGGCCCCGCTGGACGGTCGGGCTGGATTGGTTGCGACGCCCGACCCTGACCCCATCGGTCCACCAGTTCAACGCCTGCCGCTGCCACTTCGTCCTCAAGAACGGGATCGTCAACTGGTGCCGGGATAGCGGGAGGCGAGGAGCCTGA
- a CDS encoding ThiF family adenylyltransferase, whose protein sequence is MTCIDLTFQENHLQTLRGLVLREDGVEAAAYILCGESRIESDPWERRARRRLSSYEVVPIPPEDAVSASDRHITWNTASFVRLLKRAKEEGLVAGIVHAHPGGPPRFSDQDDRNERELVRLALNRNGDGASLVSVLLTGAGEVRARLWPDLHAPLDAESIRAIGQKLAFYDPALPMRGDDVFARQALAFGPELNARLKGMRIGIVGCGGTGSATALLLARLGAGQLVLFDDDIVETTNLNRLHGARRADADSMRPKVDVVAREIAEMGIGTRVVPMRGWIGNPAFRDALKSCDVIFGCTDDHDGRLLLNRMAYFYLIPVLDMGLAIEPQPGGEGMRELSGRVTVLTPGAPCLLCRHIVDPVAARDEDLKRHNPEEHERRKREAYVRGAGNPAPAVVTFTTATACLAVDELIQGLTGFRGPEGWVWQRTRRFDLMQDRRPGAIQEPCCPICSETGYWGRADVQPFLDRAG, encoded by the coding sequence ATGACATGCATCGACCTGACCTTCCAGGAAAACCATCTTCAAACCCTGCGCGGCCTCGTGTTGCGCGAGGACGGCGTAGAGGCTGCGGCCTATATCCTGTGCGGCGAAAGCCGGATAGAGAGCGATCCATGGGAGCGCCGCGCCAGGCGGCGCTTGTCCTCTTACGAAGTGGTGCCCATCCCGCCGGAAGATGCTGTCTCGGCCAGCGACCGGCATATCACCTGGAATACGGCGTCCTTCGTGCGCCTGCTCAAGCGGGCGAAAGAAGAGGGTTTGGTCGCTGGCATCGTTCACGCCCATCCTGGCGGACCGCCCCGTTTCTCCGACCAGGACGACCGCAACGAGCGCGAACTCGTCCGCCTAGCGCTGAACCGCAATGGCGACGGGGCCTCTCTCGTCAGCGTGCTGCTGACCGGCGCGGGCGAAGTCCGCGCCCGGCTGTGGCCGGACTTGCACGCACCGCTGGATGCCGAAAGCATCCGGGCGATTGGCCAAAAGCTGGCTTTTTATGATCCGGCACTACCGATGCGCGGAGATGACGTGTTCGCCAGGCAGGCACTGGCTTTCGGGCCGGAACTGAACGCCCGCCTCAAAGGTATGCGAATCGGCATCGTAGGTTGCGGCGGCACCGGGAGCGCCACTGCCTTGCTGCTGGCCCGGCTCGGAGCCGGACAGCTTGTGCTGTTCGATGACGATATCGTTGAAACTACCAATCTCAACCGGCTGCACGGAGCGCGGCGGGCGGATGCCGATTCGATGCGCCCTAAGGTCGATGTCGTGGCACGCGAGATCGCGGAAATGGGGATCGGGACGCGGGTCGTACCGATGCGCGGATGGATAGGCAATCCGGCCTTCCGCGACGCGCTCAAGTCCTGCGACGTGATTTTCGGCTGCACCGACGACCATGATGGCCGTCTGCTGCTGAACCGGATGGCCTATTTCTACCTGATCCCGGTGCTGGATATGGGCCTGGCGATTGAGCCGCAGCCTGGGGGCGAAGGAATGCGGGAGCTGAGCGGTCGTGTCACGGTACTGACTCCGGGTGCCCCCTGCCTCCTGTGTCGGCATATCGTGGACCCGGTGGCGGCGCGGGACGAGGACTTGAAGCGGCACAACCCAGAGGAGCATGAGCGCCGCAAACGGGAAGCCTACGTTCGCGGGGCGGGGAATCCGGCCCCGGCCGTGGTGACCTTTACCACGGCCACGGCCTGCCTGGCTGTGGATGAGTTGATCCAGGGGCTGACCGGATTCCGGGGACCGGAAGGCTGGGTCTGGCAACGGACCCGCCGGTTCGACCTGATGCAAGATCGAAGGCCGGGCGCGATCCAGGAGCCTTGTTGTCCGATCTGCTCGGAAACCGGCTATTGGGGCCGGGCCGATGTCCAACCGTTCCTTGACCGTGCGGGGTGA
- a CDS encoding multiubiquitin domain-containing protein: protein MKIMTDVRNATFEDVQEAALAGCSIHQHDLHEVLIGNEKLEFHSAVIDDPVPTGAQILEVAHARPADEHLVFQVLNSGLLEELRPDETTDLRTKGVEKFLVFRNDRSFRFELDGRMFEWGGNLISGLTLKKLAGVDPKDYGVWLEVRGAGEDRPIADKDLVDLSAPGTERFFTGIVQTTEGLGTPVLPAKCRRYLTDRGMKFEEVGEGGQHAVILRGFALPIGRFDAGTADILIYLPGGYPDNPPDMFYCQPWLKLVPANRYPRAADQPLVFRGQPWQRWSRHNTTWRPGVDGIWTMVKRVENALLEAAS from the coding sequence GTGAAAATCATGACAGACGTAAGAAACGCAACTTTTGAAGATGTTCAGGAAGCAGCTCTGGCTGGGTGTTCAATACACCAGCATGACCTGCATGAGGTGCTGATAGGAAACGAAAAGCTGGAATTCCACTCGGCAGTAATCGACGATCCTGTCCCAACCGGCGCACAAATCCTGGAGGTGGCCCACGCCCGGCCAGCGGATGAGCATCTGGTCTTCCAGGTTCTCAACAGCGGGCTTCTGGAAGAACTGCGCCCCGACGAAACGACAGACCTGCGGACCAAAGGCGTCGAAAAATTCCTCGTCTTTCGTAACGACCGCTCGTTCCGCTTCGAGTTGGACGGGCGCATGTTTGAATGGGGCGGAAACTTGATCTCGGGGTTGACGCTAAAAAAGCTCGCCGGGGTTGACCCGAAAGACTACGGGGTCTGGCTGGAAGTGCGCGGCGCTGGCGAGGATCGCCCCATTGCCGACAAGGATTTGGTGGACCTGTCCGCTCCGGGAACCGAGCGGTTCTTTACCGGGATCGTCCAGACGACCGAAGGACTGGGGACGCCCGTGCTTCCTGCAAAGTGCCGCCGCTATCTGACGGATCGCGGCATGAAATTCGAGGAAGTAGGAGAGGGCGGACAACACGCCGTCATCCTGCGCGGCTTCGCGCTGCCTATTGGCCGCTTCGACGCTGGAACGGCTGACATCCTCATCTACCTGCCAGGCGGGTATCCCGACAATCCGCCGGACATGTTTTATTGCCAGCCCTGGTTGAAGCTGGTCCCGGCGAACCGTTATCCGCGAGCCGCCGATCAGCCGCTCGTATTCAGGGGCCAGCCCTGGCAGCGCTGGTCCCGCCACAACACGACCTGGCGACCGGGCGTGGATGGAATCTGGACGATGGTGAAGCGGGTCGAAAACGCGCTTCTGGAGGCAGCCTCATGA